Proteins from one Mercurialis annua linkage group LG7, ddMerAnnu1.2, whole genome shotgun sequence genomic window:
- the LOC126656922 gene encoding uncharacterized protein LOC126656922 encodes MQQAWCKIWNLNIPPIIKHLAWRILHNSLPTKWALFPRTKIGDGLYIRYGNRELVDHNFEEEDLDRFWITCWAIWYARNQLCFNNVVIPCEQILNLCNKTMSEFKSANENVLKSAVREDVKWTKHESGWVKINSDAGLSRNSNMLIPGGQTAIEAEAEAMLWGLKIAKDLPLRLLIMESDNSQLISATNQGTVYINELGNVLEEITRKAQNFEEIKWSFSPRKMNSLAHALAADSSEVEGKIWTEDLPKKWLHLWYTDNGIIVSHDLGSFSLAV; translated from the exons ATGCAACAAGCGTGGTGTAAGATTTGGAATCTGAATATACCTCCAATAATAAAGCATCTAGCGTGGAGAATTTTACACAATAGCCTTCCGACCAAATGGGCGTTATTTCCTCGCACTAAGATTGGAGATGGACTCTACATCAGATATGGGAATCGAGAATTAGTGGATCAC AATTTTGAAGAGGAGGACCTTGACAGATTTTGGATAACTTGTTGGGCAATTTGGTACGCTAGGAATCAACTATGCTTTAATAATGTTGTGATTCCTTGTGAGCAGATTCTTAATCTCTGCAACAAAACAATGAGTGAGTTTAAATCTGcaaatgaaaatgttttgaaGTCTGCGGTTAGAGAAGATGTGAAATGGACTAAACATGAGAGTGGCTGGGTTAAGATAAATTCAGATGCAGGGTTATCAAGGAACA GTAACATGCTTATCCCTGGGGGTCAAACGGCCATTGAAGCTGAAGCTGAAGCGATGTTATGGGGCTTGAAGATTGCAAAAGACCTCCCTCTCAGACTGTTGATTATGGAAAGTGATAATTCCCAGTTAATTTCTGCCACGAACCAAGGCACAGTCTACATCAACGAGCTGGGAAACGTGCTTGAGGAAATAACAAGGAAAGCGCAGAATTTTGAGGAAATAAAATGGTCATTCTCACCAAGAAAGATGAATTCTTTGGCCCATGCGTTAGCAGCTGATTCTAGTGAAGTTGAGGGAAAGATATGGACTGAAGATTTGCCTAAAAAATGGTTGCATTTGTGGTACACAGACAATGGGATTATTGTTTCTCATGATCTTGGAAGTTTTAGTTTAGCTGTTTAG